In the Anomalospiza imberbis isolate Cuckoo-Finch-1a 21T00152 chromosome 3, ASM3175350v1, whole genome shotgun sequence genome, AGTTTTGCTTTGCAAATGTCCTTTTCCTCATAGTTTGCCCCAGTGTTTGCTCTTGTTTTTAGTGGTGACAGGTCAGTGGCCTGGATGAGCCTGTAGTTTCACTGCTGAAGCAGTTTTAAACTCTTCTCCTCTGCAGGACAACTTTACAAGGTGAATGTGCCTGTTGTGGTCACACAGGCCTCGGGAGATGGAAGCATTCTGCACTACCCTGTGCAGCAGATGTTTCATCCCCTTGGGCAAGCTTCAGTTCTGCAGGCCAGCCTTGCCAGTGTCACACAGCTGAATGCATCTGCTGCCCATGCAGCTGGTGAAGCACTGCAGCCCCAGGAGACTGCTGCCCAACAGGCTGAGCTGTTTAAACCAAGCTTAGTGGAGAAACAGCACCTGGAGACCTCTGCTACCTTGGTCCAGCAGCCTTCTGCGAGTCTGCAGGAATTTGAAATTAATGCAGTGTTGAATCAGTGCAGTGAATCCACAGAAAAATTCCAGCATGACAACCTTCACACAGCTGTGTTTACTCCAGAATGCTCTGAAGGACTTTTTATTGATGAATCCTTGGCAAGCAACTCAAGCAGTGTCCTGCTGGATGTGGAGGGGCAGCTGGACATGGAGCATCccgagctgctgcagcagcaggtgtCTGATGATATCATTGACCTGATTATTGCAGGGGAAGGTTTGgatgaaaatgcatttctaaaGGATCAGGACAGCATGGCTTCCTCTGACAAGGTAAGGCCTTTTGTTTCTCAGCTAATGAAAGTACATCTGTTAGAGATGGTTGTTTGAACACATTTCTAAGTGACAGCTAGCACCTCTAAGTGAGAAGCACAAaagttattttgattttatggTTCAGTCTTAAGCTTGTTTAGAATAGCAGTAGCTGACTACTTGTTTTTACATTAAGAATTTGTCAAAACTACTGCTAAAATACTGTGATgagaatattaatttaaaaatactgaaaaatgtaaTGGATAGATAGACTGTATTAGACTTATTGATTAGTTTTGAGATTCATGGTAGTTTTTTTGTGACTAAGCAGAAATGAAAGACTCTGAGAACTTCCATATTCTGGCACTGATCAATTGGTCAGCTGATCAATGGATGCTGGTCAATTGTGGGCAAAGTGCTTTTACAGGATCAGCTGGGATTAATTTTAACTTGTAATGTGTGAAGAGCATTAAAGATGTATTGAGAATGCATTCAGGATGAAAAGTCAAATTTGATAAGTGAAAATCTCcttgaagaaaatatatttccttGGGGGAAAAGTCCTGGGTAAACTAGAACTCAGCTAGAGCTGTGTGCGAAACTTGAGTGATTTTAATTAACAAGCTGCTTTCCTGACCTCATGTAATTTTAGTGCCAGAAATTACTTGCAGATGTTTGAAGTTCAGCCTGGCTTGGTGACTTTGAGTTGTAGTGTTCATATGTGATTGAGACAAGTTTATTAAATGCAAATTTAATGCCAGTAATGCCCAATGTCTGTAAATAGAAAGTGTAATGTTGCTCATCTGAACTCTGATGGCAGTATGATGGAGACTGTTTGTAGTGAGAATGGGAGGTCAAAACCAAGTGTTCCTTTCTTGAACTACAGCGTGTATGTGGATGGGAATTAAGTGCTACAATAAAGATTTAATGAGAAACTGAAGATAGCTGAAACCTTAAAGCCCTTTTATGCTCCTGTGAATGCTCTGTTTAGGAATTCTATCACTTTTATGAACAGTAACTTGAAGTACTGAAATATTTACTGTCTCTCCCAGCTTTTTATATCTTATTTAAACAAAGCATTTTGAATGAGTTGAGGGAGAGGGATCAGTTCATCTtgacttttatttcaaaaatgaaaaatgttatttttaggGGCGGAGGAgtagcttcctttttttttttttatgggagGTTTATTTTTTGCAATAGAAATTCTAAGTGTCCACTTGACTGCCTTTGTTTTAGAGTTGTTTGAGTACAAGGGTGTTCAGAGAAAAGGgtaagaaaattttttttctgtattactgAGGAATATTTGACCTGGGTTCCATTTAAGTTACACGTAACACAATGTTTACAAATGTACTCAGGTTTTACAAGCAGTAGGACCTGAAACTCTCATATTAGTGCCCCAGGTTTGTTGATGTATTAAACAAAAATCTCAGGCTTTGTGCTGAGCATGGGTGGTGTTGATTCACAAGCTGTCCCTGGTCTCTTTCATTCCTGTCCCATGGAACCCGCGGAGCAGACGGAATCGGATTCACCGCTGAAGAAAGATCTCTGCAGTGACATTGAAGGCATAAGTCAGCTTGATGGCACTGGGGATGTTTCTTCCAAGGAGCAAATACCacaaacaaaagagaaagaagagaatgaATTCATTGGCTTTGTTGATTCAGAGGATCTAAGAGTTCTGGACAATGAGGAAGACTATGATGAAGAATGTGACAGTTCTTCAAACATAGAGTCCAGCTGCAGTGATGGGGGCAATGAAGACCTCCAGATAGACATAGTTGAGGAGGTAATTTACTTTTAAGCCTTTGGAAGCACATAACAATATTAGTTCTCTCCTGACTGTTGAATTGTTGGACCTAGAACAGTTCCTGGTTAGTTTGATGCAGGGCATGCACAGTGAAGTTACAAACCTCTGGAGACAGGAGGTACTGCAGAGAAATTACTTGAAAGCACACTATGAGGAGTATGGAAAGAACTGTTGGAAAGTAATTTGTTTATTGGATGAATTAAAATACTTAGCTATCAGAATTAAAGTTTTATTGTAAAACCCTGGCCTCAGTGGAATGGAGTTCTGCTTTTAACTTAAGATATTATTTAAAGAATTAGATTTAAATAAGATTTACTTAAATAAGATCAGGATACAAATCTaggtttcctttccttctgaAGGACCACAGGGGATTAGACAGAAAACAATGTGATACAAGAACTTTGTCCTCCCTTTAATGCCCTGTATTTCCTaggttttcctttttgcttAAAGATATCCAATTTTTTATCCTGTGGGTTTGTTCACAGGAGGATCAACTTGTAGCATTTGGACTTCATATAAATACAACTTGACCAGTATTTTAGTTACTGGGGTCTGCTGTATCAGTTTTACTTTTTTGACCTGTGTTTTTGTTTagggtgttttggtttttgagAATGCAAACATGTAAAAGGTACTTGTAAATGAGGTTGGTGCAATGTGGTCTTCACCGCCTCCAGGTCTTGATTTTTGCAATGGTAACTTTATTGTTCTGGGTATGTTTGATTCCAAGTATATTCATTGCTATTCTGAAAGAGGTTataaatcagaattttaatCTCTAGGACCCCTTAAACTCTGGTGATGATGTCAGTGAGCAGGACGTTGCAGACTTGTTTGACACTGACAATGTGATAGTTTGTCAGTATGAAAAGGTACAGTATTACacttttatctttgttttttaatcatCCTGAATAATGTCTGCAGCAAATCCATCTCTGCTCTCCTGTCAGTGCCTTTTGAAGAAACTCTAATGCTGTAATGGAGTGTTTAAATGATGTGTTTAGCTGACAGTAGTCTGAAGGCTTTCCTACTGTTTTCTGAAAAGAGGATAATCATAATGGCCTATTAAAGGAAAAGGGAACAACAAGTCTGGCAAAATTATGATTTGTAGAGGTGCAAAAGCTTGTTTATTTCCTTAACTTTTAAGTAAGATCAACATCTCCATGGATGTATGTAGGCATATTCAGCTGTGAATTAAGGCTTTTAAAAAGGATAACAGAGAGAGGTGTATGTACTTCCTTTTACtggttttttatttgtctttgtAGTGCTCACTGAGAGATTTTCCTACCAGAATTTTGTTATGTCTGAGAAACAAAGTAGTCATTAAGAGCCTTATTGTCCACCTTCATTTTAATGCTTAAAGTTCAACCTCACTTTGAACTCCTGAAGATCAAATTAAGTCCTTTTAGCTATTGTATGGTTTTGGATGCTTACATATCAGtaatttgaaagagaaaaaaaagggcatattttaaagcaaatatgGAAAAATGTGTCTGTAGTTTGTTCAAGAGTGTgccttgacttttttttttaatattctttcaaAAGTGACTAGAGAACTTTTTGTGTGTCTAACTAGGCCTGTAACTTTTTGTGTGGCTGTCTGTGGTTTAGGAAACAGAGATGTGCTAAGAAAATTGTCTTTATAAATTGGGACAGATTGACTGTTCCTGAGACCAGTT is a window encoding:
- the GTF2A1L gene encoding TFIIA-alpha and beta-like factor isoform X1, which encodes MKGKRESVSMFSEASGQHRPKPELYKSIIEDVVEGVRDLFAEEGVEEQVLKDLKQLWETKVTQSKATEGFFKRSHCSPRFSLQLPHCSHSSLQTSAAPYVIQAGRGFQHFTAAKLGPPRVGVTLAVPSCVAYPLQMPAGVMLQAAPGQLYKVNVPVVVTQASGDGSILHYPVQQMFHPLGQASVLQASLASVTQLNASAAHAAGEALQPQETAAQQAELFKPSLVEKQHLETSATLVQQPSASLQEFEINAVLNQCSESTEKFQHDNLHTAVFTPECSEGLFIDESLASNSSSVLLDVEGQLDMEHPELLQQQVSDDIIDLIIAGEGLDENAFLKDQDSMASSDKTESDSPLKKDLCSDIEGISQLDGTGDVSSKEQIPQTKEKEENEFIGFVDSEDLRVLDNEEDYDEECDSSSNIESSCSDGGNEDLQIDIVEEDPLNSGDDVSEQDVADLFDTDNVIVCQYEKIHRTKNKWKFYLKDGVMSIEGKDHVFAKATGDAEW
- the GTF2A1L gene encoding TFIIA-alpha and beta-like factor isoform X4 → MKGKRESVSMFSEASGQHRPKPELYKSIIEDVVEGVRDLFAEEGVEEQVLKDLKQLWETKVTQSKATEGFFKRSHCSPRFSLQLPHCSHSSLQTSAAPYVIQAGRGFQHFTAAKLGPPRVGVTLAVPSCVAYPLQMPAGVMLQAAPGQLYKVNVPVVVTQASGDGSILHYPVQQMFHPLGQASVLQASLASVTQLNASAAHAAGEALQPQETAAQQAELFKPSLVEKQHLETSATLVQQPSASLQEFEINAVLNQCSESTEKFQHDNLHTAVFTPECSEGLFIDESLASNSSSVLLDVEGQLDMEHPELLQQQVSDDIIDLIIAGEGLDENAFLKDQDSMASSDKTESDSPLKKDLCSDIEGISQLDGTGDVSSKEQIPQTKEKEENEFIGFVDSEDLRVLDNEEDYDEECDSSSNIESSCSDGGNEDLQIDIVEEIHRTKNKWKFYLKDGVMSIEGKDHVFAKATGDAEW
- the GTF2A1L gene encoding TFIIA-alpha and beta-like factor isoform X3 — protein: MKGKRESVSMFSEASGQHRPKPELYKSIIEDVVEGVRDLFAEEGVEEQVLKDLKQLWETKVTQSKATEGFFKRSHCSPRFSLQLPHCSHSSLQTSAAPYVIQAGRGFQHFTAAKLMPAGVMLQAAPGQLYKVNVPVVVTQASGDGSILHYPVQQMFHPLGQASVLQASLASVTQLNASAAHAAGEALQPQETAAQQAELFKPSLVEKQHLETSATLVQQPSASLQEFEINAVLNQCSESTEKFQHDNLHTAVFTPECSEGLFIDESLASNSSSVLLDVEGQLDMEHPELLQQQVSDDIIDLIIAGEGLDENAFLKDQDSMASSDKTESDSPLKKDLCSDIEGISQLDGTGDVSSKEQIPQTKEKEENEFIGFVDSEDLRVLDNEEDYDEECDSSSNIESSCSDGGNEDLQIDIVEEDPLNSGDDVSEQDVADLFDTDNVIVCQYEKIHRTKNKWKFYLKDGVMSIEGKDHVFAKATGDAEW
- the GTF2A1L gene encoding TFIIA-alpha and beta-like factor isoform X2, translated to MAHGSPVPELYKSIIEDVVEGVRDLFAEEGVEEQVLKDLKQLWETKVTQSKATEGFFKRSHCSPRFSLQLPHCSHSSLQTSAAPYVIQAGRGFQHFTAAKLGPPRVGVTLAVPSCVAYPLQMPAGVMLQAAPGQLYKVNVPVVVTQASGDGSILHYPVQQMFHPLGQASVLQASLASVTQLNASAAHAAGEALQPQETAAQQAELFKPSLVEKQHLETSATLVQQPSASLQEFEINAVLNQCSESTEKFQHDNLHTAVFTPECSEGLFIDESLASNSSSVLLDVEGQLDMEHPELLQQQVSDDIIDLIIAGEGLDENAFLKDQDSMASSDKTESDSPLKKDLCSDIEGISQLDGTGDVSSKEQIPQTKEKEENEFIGFVDSEDLRVLDNEEDYDEECDSSSNIESSCSDGGNEDLQIDIVEEDPLNSGDDVSEQDVADLFDTDNVIVCQYEKIHRTKNKWKFYLKDGVMSIEGKDHVFAKATGDAEW